One Prinia subflava isolate CZ2003 ecotype Zambia chromosome 8, Cam_Psub_1.2, whole genome shotgun sequence DNA window includes the following coding sequences:
- the RAD51D gene encoding DNA repair protein RAD51 homolog 4 isoform X2, translating to MASGRWWTLCLQTWRTLPKSVPCLTSLDQLLDSGLYTGEVTELMGAPGTGKTQVCLGIAASVSLGLKQHVLFLDSTGGFTASRLCQMLQAQTEDEEEQLEALQRIQVVRVFNIYELLSALQELRDRLSQQVVSSMGPLKMVLLDSVSAVISPLLGGRQSEGLALMMQLSKELKTLAREFSLAVVVTNQVTRDSSTGLLKPALGRSWSFVPSTRVLLESKEASWDKASTRRAASLAKSPRQPTGIQVELDIGNGDVLEPSLVTPTQGL from the exons ATGGCATCAGGACGG TGGTGGACTTTGTGTCTTCAGACCTGGAGGACGTTGCCCAAAAGTGTTCCCTGTCTTACAAG CCTGGACCAGCTGCTGGACTCGGGGCTGTACACGGGGGAGGTGACAGAGCTCATGGGAGCACCGGGCACTGGGAAGACACAG gtgTGCCTGGGCATTGCAGCCAGTGTGTCCCTGGGCCTCAAGCAGCACGTGCTGTTTCTCGACTCCACGGGGGGTTTCACTGCCTCCCGTCTCTGCCAGATGCTCCAAGCCCAGACTGAGGATGAGGAAGAGCAG CTGGAGGCCCTGCAGCGCATCCAGGTTGTCCGTGTGTTCAACATCTATGAGCTGCTGAGcgccctgcaggagctgcggGATCGCCTCTCCCAGCAG GTGGTGAGCTCCATGGGACCTCTCAAGATGGTGCTGCTGGACTCAGTGTCGGCTGTGATTTCCCCTCTGCTGGGTGGCAGGCAGTCAGAGG GTTTGGCCCTCATGATGCAGCTCTCCAAGGAGCTCAAGACCCTGGCCAGGGAGTTCAGCCTTGCTGTTGTG GTGACCAACCAGGTGAcaagggacagcagcactggcCTGCTGAAGCCAGCCCTCGGCCGCTCCTGGAGTTTCGTGCCCAGCACCCgggtgctgctggagagcaAAGAAGCCTCGTGGGACAAAGCCAGCACACGGCGTGCTGCTTCCCTGGCAAAGTCACCCCGGCAG CCGACAGGGATCCAGGTGGAGCTGGACATTGGAAATGGTGATGTGCTGGAACCGAGCCTGGTGACGCCCACACAGGGACTCTGA
- the RAD51D gene encoding DNA repair protein RAD51 homolog 4 isoform X1: MVVLRAGLCPGLTEDMIQLLRTNGIRTVVDFVSSDLEDVAQKCSLSYKALVAVRRVLLAQFSTFPANGADLYEELKSSTAILPTGSPSLDQLLDSGLYTGEVTELMGAPGTGKTQVCLGIAASVSLGLKQHVLFLDSTGGFTASRLCQMLQAQTEDEEEQLEALQRIQVVRVFNIYELLSALQELRDRLSQQVVSSMGPLKMVLLDSVSAVISPLLGGRQSEGLALMMQLSKELKTLAREFSLAVVVTNQVTRDSSTGLLKPALGRSWSFVPSTRVLLESKEASWDKASTRRAASLAKSPRQPTGIQVELDIGNGDVLEPSLVTPTQGL; the protein is encoded by the exons ATGGTGGTGCTgcgggctgggctctgccctggcctcACTGAAGACATGATCCAGCTTCTCAGGACCAATGGCATCAGGACGG TGGTGGACTTTGTGTCTTCAGACCTGGAGGACGTTGCCCAAAAGTGTTCCCTGTCTTACAAG GCGCTGGTGGCAGTCAGACGTGTGCTCCTGGCCCAGTTCTCTACCTTCCCTGCCAACGGAGCAGACCTCTACGAGGAGCTCAAGAGCTCCACTGCCATCCTGCCCACTGGCAGCCCAAG CCTGGACCAGCTGCTGGACTCGGGGCTGTACACGGGGGAGGTGACAGAGCTCATGGGAGCACCGGGCACTGGGAAGACACAG gtgTGCCTGGGCATTGCAGCCAGTGTGTCCCTGGGCCTCAAGCAGCACGTGCTGTTTCTCGACTCCACGGGGGGTTTCACTGCCTCCCGTCTCTGCCAGATGCTCCAAGCCCAGACTGAGGATGAGGAAGAGCAG CTGGAGGCCCTGCAGCGCATCCAGGTTGTCCGTGTGTTCAACATCTATGAGCTGCTGAGcgccctgcaggagctgcggGATCGCCTCTCCCAGCAG GTGGTGAGCTCCATGGGACCTCTCAAGATGGTGCTGCTGGACTCAGTGTCGGCTGTGATTTCCCCTCTGCTGGGTGGCAGGCAGTCAGAGG GTTTGGCCCTCATGATGCAGCTCTCCAAGGAGCTCAAGACCCTGGCCAGGGAGTTCAGCCTTGCTGTTGTG GTGACCAACCAGGTGAcaagggacagcagcactggcCTGCTGAAGCCAGCCCTCGGCCGCTCCTGGAGTTTCGTGCCCAGCACCCgggtgctgctggagagcaAAGAAGCCTCGTGGGACAAAGCCAGCACACGGCGTGCTGCTTCCCTGGCAAAGTCACCCCGGCAG CCGACAGGGATCCAGGTGGAGCTGGACATTGGAAATGGTGATGTGCTGGAACCGAGCCTGGTGACGCCCACACAGGGACTCTGA